Below is a genomic region from Pirellulales bacterium.
CTCAGCAACAAGAGTTGTTGGGCCGCAAGGCCGAAGACGCCCTGGAGGCGCTGGCCTTCATGGATCCGGCCAATATCTTTCCGGAAGAGTTTCCGCGGTTCGATCTGAGCAAGGTCTCCCAGTATCGCGAGACGGCGGTGAAGCTGTTGAGGTTGATGGGCCCCGTCGGCACGCGGGCCGTCATTTCAGAGCTGCGGGCCGAGCTGATGGGCATGGGCCGCTCGCAAAAGGCGACCGATTATCGCGTCAACCCGGCCCGTTACGGTGCCTTGCTGGCTCTCCTCTATGAAGGCGTGTCGGTGGGTGAAGCCGATGCCGAAGACGTGAACAGCCTGCACATCGCGACAAAAGGAGCGAAGCCGCCACCGCTGGACGCCCTGGCCCGGCTGGTCGAAGAAACCTTGACGGCCGCCGAGGCGAGCCGCGACACCCTGCCGAAGCTGGCTGACCGGCTGATCGCCCCCGGCGATGCGCGGCTCAAGGAGCTATTGCTGGCGGCGCTCGAAAAACGGCTGCCGGAGGCGACCATCGACGAGCTTGCCGAGCTGATGCAGCATGTGGAAGGCTCGGTGCGTCAAAAGGCCACGCTCGCCCTGAGCAAGCGGGCCGACGAATTCAGCGTCGCGCAGCTCATCGATCTCGAATCGAAGTTGCTGAATAAGAATGTGCAAATCAAGCGGACTTTCTATGAGATCTTTCGCATGCTCATGCCGAAGGCCACGGGCGAGGAGCTGCTGGCGCTGGCCAAGCAGGATGACTTGGCCGTGAGAGCGTTGGCCCAAGGCTTTCTGGCCAAGAGCATTCATTCGCAGAGCGTCGCCGGCCTGCTGGACATGCAGCAGTTGTTTGCGGGCGATCCGCTGGCGCGGACGATTGCCGCCGAGCTCACGAAACGCAGCCCCAAATACGCCGACGTCAAAGACCAGCTTGAACAAATCATCGCGTTCCTCGGCTCGACCGACGCCGAAACGGCACGGGCGGCCGAGCGGCAGGCGGCCAACGCCTTTCAGCGCGCGCCGATTCGTGAATGCTTGCGCTGGTTGGCGACCGACGACGACCGTTTGCAAAAGCTGATCTGGAAGCAGATCGACGGCCGGATTGCCCGTGCCGATGCGCAACGCGAAAGCGGCTACCGGCAGGTGGCGTTCGAGGAGCTGGCCGACGATGACGTCGAGCGCGGCAGCCGCCTGGCGGCCATCGAGTTGATCGAGCGCCTCGCGGACCCCGCGTCGGCCGGCCTGTTGGTCGACGTGCTGCCGAAGCTGCCGCGCGAGCTTTGGCCGCGGAGCGGCGAGGCCCTGCGCAAGTTGACGCGGCAAGATTTTGGACCGCGCCCCGGCGACGGGGCCGCCGAGCTGAACGCGGCCTTGGAGAAGTGGCGGGCTTGGCTGAGCGCACGGAGCAAGCAATGAAAAACAAGGTCGACGGTAGACAGGCGTCAGACAATTGCCAATTTGCAATTTGCGATTTGCGATTTGCAATCTTCCCTCCCCGTCTGCCGTCTGCTGTCTACTATCTACCGTCTACCCGAAGGCGACGTCATTATGACCCCCACGCATTCCGCAACACCACCTCAGCAAGCCCCGGTCCCGACCGAGGCTAGCGAGCCCGAATCGCCGCGACCGCCTTCGGCCTGGCGACGGTTCTGGCACCGCTATTCGCCCAACGGCGAGTTTCCGCTATCGAGCTGCTCGTCGTTGGCGATTCACGTCTTGCTCGTGCTGTTGCTGCTTCTGATGGCCAAGGTGCTCCAGAAGCATGAGCGGGCGGCGCCGGGCGTCGATGTGGTTGTGGTGGGCGACGGGCCTGAAGCGGCTGCTGGCTTGCAAGCGGGTGGACCGGGCGAGTCATCCGCCCTGGCCGAGACTTCGCCCACGGATTCGCCCCAGCCGGCCGACTTGGCCGAACTGCCGGCCGAGCAACTGCAAACGAACGTCGCGGCGTCTCCTTCGACGGCGTCGCTGGTGGCCGACGACGCGGTTTCATCGGAAGTCTCGCAGGCGGCGCAGCGGGCAGCGCAATCGGCGGCAAGGGCACGGGAAGGTCTGGCAAGGGCAAAAGAGCGGCTGCGGAAGAACATGAGTCAGGGCGGCGGCGGCACGGCGGTCGGCGGGAGCGGCAACGCCGCCGCCGGCAATTCGCCGGGCGGAGGCGGTTCAGGCGCCACCGGCCGCGCTGCCCGGCCCGGCCGTTGGATCCTCCGCTTCCGCAGCGTTTCGGTCGAAGACCTGCTGGCCCAATACGCGGGGCTGGGCGCGGAGCTGGCATTTCCCACGCAAGGCGACAAATTTCGCTTCTTTTACAACCTTACATCGCGGCCGCCGCTGTCGCGGATGCAGGGTCTGGAAAAGGAGACGCGGCTCTATTGGCAAGAAGCCAATCCACAGTCGCTTACCGGGCTGACGCAATATCTGGGCTTGCCGCTGGTCTCTTACATGCTGGCGTTCCTGCCGCAAAACGTCGAAGACCGAATGGCCCGCATGGAAGAGGCCTATGCCGGCCTGAAGGAAGACCAGATCGCCAGCACGACCTTCGAAGTCGTCCGCCGCGGCGGCGGGTATGATGTGCAGGTCGTCGAGCAGAAACCGAGGTAAACCTAAAAAGACACTGCCGGATGGCAACCGTACGAACTATGCTGGAATCGAGCCCAGAAGCGTCTGCGACCGGCAAGTAACCTAGGACTATCGATGAGCATCTCGCACATCATTGAAGCGAACGGGCCGTTCTTCACGATCATCTTCACCGTCGTGAGCCTGGCCAGCATGACGGTCGTCTTCTGGCGCTGGTGGTTGAACTATCACGCCAAGACCGACCTGGCCGATTTTCTCGGCCGCCTCGAGCCGGTGCTGGAAAAGGAAGGCGTCGAGGGGGCGATTCGTCTCTGCGATGAAGAGCCGGGCATCCTGCCCAAGCTCTTCACCACCGCGCTGCAAACCGGGCCGGAGGGCAAGGTCGCCACGCGCAGCGCGTTGGCGAACCTGATCGAGCTGGAGATTCTGCCCGACTTGAACTTCCTGCTGCCGCTGATCCTGGTGCTGGCCAAGCTGTCGCCCATGCTGGGGCTGTTGGGAACGGTGTGGGGCATGATCCTGGCGTTCGAGAAGATTGCCGGCGCCACGAAGGTCAACCCCAGCGACCTGTCGAACGACATCGGCATGGCCCTGTTCACCACGGCGGAGGGCCTGCTGATCGCCATTCCGCTGATCTTTGCCTACACCATGTTTCGCGAGCAGGTCAACCGTTTCGAGCTTGACTTGCAGCGCGGCGCTCAGGCGGCGATGAATCTGGTGGCCAAGATGGGAAAAAAGTCCGTAGTCAGTGGTCCGTAGTCCGTTGCCACGGACCACGGACTACGGACCACCGACCACAAACAACGGACAAATGGCAGACATACTGGATCTGAAAGTCGTCGCCCTGGGCCGCGTTTACCGCCGCGTTGGGCTGAGCAAGCTGGTGAGCTGGGCGATGGAAGGACGGATCGCCACGGCCGATCTTGTTTGCGCGACGGGCAGCGACCGGTGGCGGTCGGTGCTCGATGTGCCGGAGTTGGCGGCCAGCTTGCCGCAAGGCGTGGCGCGTGCCGGCGCTGCGGCGGAGGAAGAGGACGCCGAGTTCGACGTCGACCAGGCGAGCCAATGGGTGGCCCAGCGGCCGCGGCGTCGCCCGGAAGAGGCCGAGATGGACATGACGCCGATGATCGACGTCACCTTTCAACTCTTGATTTTTTTCATGCTCACCAATCACCTGGCCAATCCGGCGCCGACGCTCCTGCCCGAAGCCGTTCACGGTCGGGGCGTCGACGCGGAAGGGCGGCAGGCGATCGTCATCGACGAGCACGGCGACTATTATCTGGGCGACACGATCAAGCCCGAAGCGAAGGCCACGTCGCTCGACGCGCTCGTCGACGAAGTGCGGCTCAACGCCCGAGCCGCCGGGCAGCCGCTCGACGTGATCGTCAGCGCGCACCGGAGCGTGAAGTACGTCCGCCTTCGCGAGCTCGTCGAGCGGTTGGGAACGGTTTCGAACTTGGGGAAGATATTGATAGGAGTAGAAGAGAAACAATGAGCAGCCGTAAGGTCGGAACAGTCCGGCACGCCGGCACAAGCGGTGGCCGGGGCAGAGCTTGGCCGGGCGGGGCTGGATTTGCCAACACGCCCTGCGGCCAAGCGATGCCCCGGTAACAGCACCACCGGGGCATCGCTGGCCGACGGCGTTTTGGGGACTGCACGACCCCGACCCGGCCAGCTTCTGCCCCAGCCACCCCCCTGAACCCTGAACCCTGAACCCTGAACCCTCTCATGTGGCGCGTTCGCACCGAAGACGATTCCGGCCCGGGCCGCCAGGTCCGCTTCGAGCGGCTGGCGCGGGGCATCGAAGACGGAGTCTGGAGCGAGACCGACCAGGCCCGCGGCCCCAACGACGCCGATTGGCGGCTGATCGGCGAGCACCCCGAGCTGGAAGAACATCTTCCGCCCGCGCCGCCCTTCAAAGCGGGCGAACGTGACGAAGCCGAGATGGACATGACGCCGATGATCGACGTCACGTTCCAGTTGCTGATTTTTTTCATGATCGCGGCCACCTACGTCGTGCAAAAAACGCTGGAGCTGTCGGCGGCCCAGGCCGAAGAGGCGCCGGCCGCGGTCACCCTGTCGCAATTGGCCCAGGACAACATCATCGTCAAGGTGGCCCGCGACCGGTCGGTATCGGTCGACGGCGTCCCGGCCGCGATCGACGGCCTGACCGACGCGCTCCGCCAGGCCGCCCGGCGGCGCAAACGGGCCACCGCCGAGCTGGTGCTCGACGTGGACGATGAGGTCGACCATGAAACCGTGGTCAAAGCGATCGACGCCGCGGCGGGCGCGGAAATTGAGAAGGTTCATTTCGTCTCGCGTGGCCGCTCCACGCCTGGTCCGCGATCGCCGGGCAAATCGACCGCGCCCGGCGAAGAGCCGCCGCTCGACTTGCCCGGCGGCCTGTCACCCACAAAATGATTGCATGGCACCACGTCCGGCCGACTCCGAATTGATCGACGTCGCATGTCCCGCATGCGGGGAAGTGTACCATTTGCGGCCCGATTCGGTCGGCAAGTACCTGGAGTGCTTCAACAAGCTCTGCCGGCGACGGTTCAAGATCGAGCCGATCGTCGCCGGGGCGGAGGCCGTCGAAGCCAGTAGTCTGGAAGTGCTGAACGCGGCGCCGGTTGAGATGGAACAGCCGGTCGAGAGCGTGAAGGCAACCG
It encodes:
- a CDS encoding biopolymer transporter ExbD, whose amino-acid sequence is MWRVRTEDDSGPGRQVRFERLARGIEDGVWSETDQARGPNDADWRLIGEHPELEEHLPPAPPFKAGERDEAEMDMTPMIDVTFQLLIFFMIAATYVVQKTLELSAAQAEEAPAAVTLSQLAQDNIIVKVARDRSVSVDGVPAAIDGLTDALRQAARRRKRATAELVLDVDDEVDHETVVKAIDAAAGAEIEKVHFVSRGRSTPGPRSPGKSTAPGEEPPLDLPGGLSPTK
- a CDS encoding biopolymer transporter ExbD, with the translated sequence MADILDLKVVALGRVYRRVGLSKLVSWAMEGRIATADLVCATGSDRWRSVLDVPELAASLPQGVARAGAAAEEEDAEFDVDQASQWVAQRPRRRPEEAEMDMTPMIDVTFQLLIFFMLTNHLANPAPTLLPEAVHGRGVDAEGRQAIVIDEHGDYYLGDTIKPEAKATSLDALVDEVRLNARAAGQPLDVIVSAHRSVKYVRLRELVERLGTVSNLGKILIGVEEKQ
- a CDS encoding MotA/TolQ/ExbB proton channel family protein; its protein translation is MSISHIIEANGPFFTIIFTVVSLASMTVVFWRWWLNYHAKTDLADFLGRLEPVLEKEGVEGAIRLCDEEPGILPKLFTTALQTGPEGKVATRSALANLIELEILPDLNFLLPLILVLAKLSPMLGLLGTVWGMILAFEKIAGATKVNPSDLSNDIGMALFTTAEGLLIAIPLIFAYTMFREQVNRFELDLQRGAQAAMNLVAKMGKKSVVSGP